A region from the Mycobacterium heidelbergense genome encodes:
- a CDS encoding MarR family winged helix-turn-helix transcriptional regulator, protein MNGLIGGRTASDIPGLDIAEQKSWENFLAAAIHVYAVLNGRLDEAHRLSLGDVNLLQILSNSPGGSARMGDLAAALPSPPTHVTRKVRRLEGQDLVRRCVSPTDRRGVIATITEKGRVVAEHAMVTYAREVRKIFLSQMSQAQVGAMEDRCYRIAEALKDSEATANLVHLSTRRARHPGPLRGPET, encoded by the coding sequence ATGAACGGCCTCATCGGCGGCCGAACCGCCAGCGACATTCCCGGGTTGGATATAGCCGAACAGAAGTCATGGGAGAATTTCCTCGCTGCGGCCATCCACGTGTACGCCGTCCTGAACGGCAGGCTCGACGAGGCCCACCGGTTATCGCTGGGCGACGTCAATTTGCTGCAGATCTTGAGCAACTCCCCCGGCGGCAGCGCCCGCATGGGCGACCTGGCCGCCGCGCTGCCCTCGCCCCCAACGCATGTCACAAGGAAAGTCCGTCGTCTCGAAGGTCAGGATCTGGTGCGACGCTGTGTCAGCCCCACCGATCGGCGCGGGGTGATCGCCACCATCACCGAGAAAGGTCGGGTGGTGGCGGAGCACGCCATGGTCACGTACGCCCGGGAAGTCCGCAAGATCTTCCTCTCCCAGATGTCGCAGGCCCAGGTCGGCGCCATGGAAGACAGGTGCTACCGCATCGCGGAGGCGCTGAAGGACTCCGAAGCGACGGCGAACCTTGTTCATTTGTCGACTCGACGCGCCCGGCACCCCGGTCCGCTGCGAGGGCCAGAAACCTGA
- a CDS encoding peptidylprolyl isomerase has translation MSTNEERRAKAKRKLQRHLERQAQQERRRRILTIVGSSVAVVVAIAAIAGGIYLANRDDHHKAAAATSTSASPAGGVAHLPPFTRSANVGADCQYPLAPEPASKPVDPPRAGKVSTDPPQTSANIVTDQGPIGLLLANNESPCTVNSFTSLAKQKFFDDTHCHRLTTSPKLGVLQCGDPKGDGTGGPGYQFANEYPTDQYKSDDPALRKPVLYPRGTLAMANTGADTNGSQFFLVYKDSQLPPGYTVFGTIRADGLATLDKVARAGVAGGGQDGAPVTGVTIKSVQVG, from the coding sequence GTGTCGACGAACGAAGAGCGACGTGCGAAAGCCAAGCGCAAGCTGCAACGGCACCTGGAACGTCAAGCCCAACAGGAGCGTCGCCGCCGGATTTTGACCATTGTAGGCTCGTCGGTGGCGGTGGTAGTCGCCATTGCCGCAATAGCGGGCGGCATTTACCTCGCCAACCGCGATGACCACCACAAGGCAGCGGCGGCAACGAGCACTTCCGCGTCTCCCGCTGGAGGGGTAGCGCATCTTCCGCCGTTCACGCGGTCGGCGAATGTCGGCGCCGACTGCCAATACCCGCTAGCGCCCGAACCCGCCAGCAAACCGGTGGATCCACCGCGAGCGGGCAAGGTTTCCACTGACCCGCCTCAGACGAGTGCCAACATTGTGACCGACCAGGGCCCCATCGGCCTGCTCCTGGCCAACAACGAATCACCGTGCACGGTCAACAGTTTCACCAGCCTGGCCAAGCAAAAGTTCTTCGACGACACCCACTGCCACCGGTTGACCACATCGCCCAAACTGGGCGTACTGCAGTGCGGCGATCCCAAGGGCGACGGCACCGGCGGCCCGGGTTACCAGTTCGCCAACGAGTACCCAACCGATCAGTACAAGTCCGACGACCCTGCGCTGCGTAAGCCCGTACTCTATCCGCGCGGGACGCTTGCCATGGCCAATACCGGCGCCGACACCAACGGCAGCCAGTTCTTTCTGGTGTACAAGGACTCCCAGCTACCACCGGGATACACCGTCTTCGGCACCATCCGGGCCGACGGGCTGGCTACGCTGGACAAGGTCGCCAGAGCGGGCGTCGCTGGCGGCGGTCAGGACGGTGCGCCGGTCACCGGCGTCACTATCAAGTCAGTACAGGTCGGCTGA